Proteins from one Sphingomonas sp. HF-S4 genomic window:
- a CDS encoding inositol monophosphatase family protein, translating to MPLHEEVSALMRAVAADVVLPRYRTLAAGEVMTKSAGEVVTVVDREAELRLHDGLAALGLGARILGEEAAEADPALLDDVGKGLVWLIDPLDGTANFASGRGPFGMMIALVDNGSPVAGWMLDPLTDRLCHAARGMGARCNGMLVRARATGSARPRAALGTHFLTADRRARVHARADQHLDVVPVPRCAAESYPRLVFGQDDVALFQRILPWDHAAGALFVTEAGGKATHWDGTPWRVGGPGIGVLAAASPWQWEVAAQVLLHPAAGLIEADRLAA from the coding sequence ATGCCGCTGCACGAGGAAGTATCGGCGCTGATGCGCGCGGTCGCCGCTGACGTGGTGCTCCCGCGCTACCGCACCCTCGCCGCCGGCGAGGTCATGACCAAGAGCGCGGGCGAAGTCGTCACCGTCGTCGATCGCGAGGCCGAATTGCGCTTGCACGACGGGCTCGCCGCGCTCGGCCTCGGTGCCCGCATCCTCGGCGAGGAAGCCGCCGAAGCCGACCCCGCGCTGCTCGACGATGTCGGCAAAGGGCTGGTCTGGCTGATCGACCCGCTCGACGGCACCGCCAACTTCGCCTCGGGCCGCGGCCCCTTCGGGATGATGATCGCCCTGGTCGACAATGGCAGCCCGGTCGCCGGCTGGATGCTCGATCCGCTGACCGATCGACTCTGCCACGCCGCGCGTGGCATGGGCGCCCGCTGCAACGGCATGCTGGTCCGCGCCCGCGCGACCGGAAGCGCCCGCCCCCGCGCCGCGCTAGGCACGCACTTCCTCACCGCGGATCGGCGCGCCCGCGTCCATGCCCGCGCCGACCAGCATCTCGATGTCGTCCCGGTCCCGCGCTGCGCTGCCGAGAGCTATCCGCGCCTCGTCTTCGGGCAGGACGACGTCGCGTTGTTCCAGCGCATCCTCCCCTGGGACCACGCTGCCGGCGCGCTGTTTGTCACCGAGGCGGGCGGCAAGGCCACGCATTGGGACGGCACCCCCTGGCGCGTCGGCGGGCCCGGCATCGGCGTGCTCGCCGCCGCCAGCCCCTGGCAGTGGGAGGTGGCCGCGCAGGTGCTGCTCCATCCCGCCGCCGGCCTGATCGAAGCCGATCGCCTCGCCGCATGA
- a CDS encoding M23 family metallopeptidase: MSPGITELPGGREATFRAAPAEPLPKLVPQLVPVPQAEAGPRRGAAPILPRLSSQFGVRGDPFRRTAAMHRGIDIPGRLGTPVLASAPGVVRHAGRAGSYGEMVEIDHGTVTTRYAHLSQVLVRPGMQVAQGQAVALMGSTGRSTGNHLHFEVRVAGRAVDPLGYLWGDAPVPAKAWIAPEAPHISAFAQARADQPQGRAF, from the coding sequence GTGTCGCCGGGCATCACCGAGCTTCCCGGCGGCCGCGAAGCGACGTTCCGCGCCGCGCCTGCCGAACCGTTGCCCAAACTCGTGCCGCAACTCGTGCCCGTGCCGCAGGCCGAGGCCGGGCCGCGCCGCGGGGCCGCACCCATATTGCCGCGGCTGTCCTCGCAGTTCGGGGTTCGCGGCGATCCGTTCCGGCGCACCGCGGCGATGCATCGCGGGATCGACATTCCCGGGCGGCTCGGCACGCCGGTGCTTGCTTCGGCGCCCGGCGTGGTGCGCCATGCCGGACGCGCGGGGAGCTATGGCGAAATGGTCGAGATCGATCATGGCACCGTGACGACGCGGTACGCGCATCTCTCGCAGGTGCTGGTGCGGCCGGGCATGCAGGTGGCGCAGGGCCAGGCCGTCGCGCTGATGGGATCGACCGGGCGATCGACCGGGAATCACTTGCATTTCGAGGTTCGCGTCGCCGGCCGCGCGGTCGATCCGCTGGGCTATCTGTGGGGCGACGCGCCCGTGCCGGCCAAGGCTTGGATCGCGCCCGAGGCGCCCCATATCTCGGCCTTCGCACAGGCGCGTGCCGACCAGCCGCAGGGACGCGCTTTCTGA
- a CDS encoding threonine ammonia-lyase: MATKAVSANAPLPVSIDDVRAAAGRILGSVVRTPTLVSKTLSDLTGATVYLKFENLQFTAAYKERGALNTLLQLDAAARAKGVIAASAGNHAQGLSYHATRLGIPSTIVMPLHTPTVKVTQTEGHGANVILHGETFDAAYAHSRELEAEKGFTFVHPFDDARVIAGQGTAALEMLEDVPEIDTLVVPIGGGGLISGSAVVGKSEGRTLDVIGVQAELYPSMYNRIHHTEMPCEGDTLAEGIAVKQPGGITAQIVEALVDDIVLVSERRLEESVSLLLQIEKTVVEGAGAAGLAALLSEPERFRGKTVGTILCGGNIDTRLLANVLLRDLARSGRLARLRIRLQDRPGALFHVARIFHEQGVNIIEVYHQRVFTTLPAKGLITDIECETRDRNHLDRLITALRHAQYEVSLVELA; this comes from the coding sequence ATGGCTACCAAGGCAGTATCGGCGAACGCGCCGCTTCCCGTATCGATCGATGACGTCCGCGCGGCTGCCGGGCGGATCCTGGGCTCGGTGGTGCGGACGCCCACGCTGGTGAGCAAGACGCTGTCGGACCTGACCGGGGCGACGGTGTATCTCAAGTTCGAGAACCTCCAGTTCACTGCGGCCTACAAGGAGCGCGGCGCGCTCAACACGCTGCTCCAGCTCGACGCGGCGGCGCGCGCCAAGGGCGTGATCGCCGCATCGGCGGGCAATCATGCGCAGGGGCTTTCGTATCACGCCACGCGGCTGGGTATTCCCAGCACGATCGTGATGCCGCTCCATACCCCCACGGTGAAGGTCACCCAGACCGAGGGGCATGGCGCCAACGTCATCCTCCATGGCGAGACCTTCGATGCGGCCTATGCGCATTCGCGCGAGCTGGAGGCCGAGAAGGGCTTCACCTTCGTCCATCCGTTCGATGATGCGCGGGTGATCGCAGGGCAGGGCACCGCGGCGCTCGAAATGCTCGAGGACGTGCCCGAGATCGACACGCTGGTGGTGCCGATTGGCGGCGGCGGGCTGATCTCGGGCAGCGCGGTAGTCGGCAAGTCCGAGGGTCGCACGCTCGACGTGATCGGTGTCCAGGCCGAGCTGTATCCGTCGATGTACAACCGCATCCACCACACCGAGATGCCGTGCGAGGGTGACACGCTGGCCGAGGGAATCGCGGTCAAGCAGCCCGGCGGGATCACCGCGCAGATCGTCGAGGCGCTGGTCGACGATATCGTGCTGGTCAGCGAGCGGCGGCTCGAAGAGTCCGTGAGCCTGCTGCTCCAGATCGAGAAAACCGTGGTCGAGGGCGCCGGCGCCGCGGGGCTCGCTGCGCTGCTTTCGGAGCCCGAGCGGTTCCGCGGCAAGACCGTCGGCACGATCCTGTGCGGCGGCAATATCGACACGCGGCTGCTCGCCAACGTGCTGCTGCGTGATCTGGCGCGCTCGGGCCGGCTGGCGCGGCTGCGTATCCGGCTACAGGACCGGCCGGGCGCGCTGTTCCATGTCGCGCGGATCTTCCACGAGCAGGGCGTCAACATCATCGAGGTCTATCACCAGCGCGTGTTCACCACGCTGCCGGCCAAGGGGCTGATCACCGACATCGAATGCGAGACGCGCGATCGCAACCATCTTGATCGGCTGATCACGGCGCTGCGGCACGCGCAGTATGAAGTGAGTTTGGTCGAGCTGGCGTAG
- a CDS encoding RNA polymerase sigma factor, with protein MTDSDAQVSGLQRVVLNERGRLLRFLAARGMADDAEDVLHDLWQRVAAAPSQPIADPLSYLFRAAENLVRDRRRSSVSRDRRHHDWHETLPGEEAPMGERSLIARERLREVQAALAALGPRVEIVFRRCRLDGIGQAAIARELGVSLSSVEKDLQKAYRALADLRAKFDAE; from the coding sequence GTGACGGATTCGGACGCGCAGGTCAGCGGGCTCCAGCGCGTGGTGCTCAACGAGCGCGGGCGGTTGCTCCGCTTCCTCGCCGCGCGCGGGATGGCCGACGATGCCGAGGACGTGCTGCACGATCTGTGGCAGCGCGTGGCGGCGGCGCCGAGCCAGCCGATTGCCGATCCGCTCTCCTATCTGTTCCGCGCCGCCGAGAATCTGGTGCGCGACCGGCGGCGTTCGAGCGTGAGCCGCGACCGGCGGCACCATGACTGGCACGAGACGCTGCCGGGCGAGGAAGCGCCGATGGGCGAGCGTTCGCTGATCGCGCGTGAGCGGTTGCGCGAGGTTCAGGCGGCGCTTGCCGCGCTGGGGCCGCGCGTGGAGATCGTGTTCCGCCGCTGCCGGCTGGACGGCATCGGCCAGGCGGCGATCGCGCGCGAACTGGGGGTCAGCCTCAGCTCGGTCGAGAAGGATCTGCAAAAGGCATATCGCGCGCTTGCCGACCTGAGGGCGAAATTCGATGCGGAATGA
- a CDS encoding FecR family protein, producing MSAQTEIREAGRLWAIRVQDPAFDDWDGYTAWLEADPAHLAAYEAALDDSDWGAALLASAPVEVAAEPQARRWWLPAGAAAAAAIAAVGGWSVIDRDAPAQQIATAPGEQRMIDLADGSKLALNGATRVILDPDTPRHVVLEQGEARFDVVHDASDPFVVMAGGTRLVDAGTVFNVVQDGDALQVAVSEGAVIYAPGPDEVRLAPGDTLTRDAKGAKPVVGKASTQAIGSWASGALHYDNASLGQVARDLSRSLGKPVRPAPGTEARTLGGGTLMLGGSPDQVLARAGPLLGVRFVAEGEGWTMSPADGPPR from the coding sequence ATGAGCGCACAGACCGAGATTCGAGAAGCCGGGCGGCTCTGGGCGATTCGCGTCCAGGATCCGGCGTTCGACGATTGGGACGGCTATACCGCCTGGCTCGAAGCCGATCCGGCGCATTTGGCGGCCTATGAGGCGGCGCTCGACGACAGTGATTGGGGCGCGGCGCTGCTGGCGTCGGCGCCGGTGGAAGTCGCGGCCGAACCGCAGGCGCGCCGCTGGTGGTTGCCCGCAGGGGCGGCCGCTGCGGCGGCGATTGCCGCGGTTGGCGGCTGGTCGGTGATCGACCGCGACGCGCCCGCACAGCAGATCGCGACCGCGCCGGGCGAGCAGCGGATGATTGACCTTGCAGACGGATCGAAGCTCGCGCTCAACGGCGCGACGCGGGTGATCCTCGATCCCGATACGCCGCGCCATGTCGTGCTCGAACAGGGCGAGGCGCGGTTCGACGTGGTGCACGACGCGAGCGATCCGTTCGTGGTGATGGCCGGCGGCACTCGGCTGGTCGATGCCGGGACGGTGTTCAACGTCGTGCAGGACGGCGACGCGCTCCAGGTCGCGGTGTCCGAAGGCGCGGTGATCTATGCGCCGGGTCCGGACGAGGTGCGGCTGGCACCGGGCGACACGCTGACGCGCGACGCCAAGGGCGCGAAGCCGGTGGTCGGCAAGGCGAGCACCCAGGCGATCGGGAGCTGGGCGTCGGGGGCGCTGCACTATGACAACGCCTCGCTGGGGCAGGTAGCGCGCGACCTCAGCCGGAGCCTGGGCAAGCCGGTGCGCCCCGCCCCTGGGACCGAGGCGCGGACGCTGGGCGGCGGCACGCTGATGCTCGGCGGCTCGCCCGACCAAGTGCTCGCCCGTGCCGGACCGCTGCTCGGCGTGCGGTTCGTCGCAGAAGGGGAAGGATGGACGATGTCCCCCGCAGATGGTCCGCCCCGCTAG
- a CDS encoding aldolase/citrate lyase family protein, whose product MNPTERRMLDMLKKGRDQFGVVAVKAEFEAEGTRPDEFLRLLELARRADLKVALKIGGCEAVSDLLASKLYGVDHVIAPMIETPYALTKFAEARDKTYGGAGHETQFLFNLETEATLANLDAMLPIAKAKLDGVVFGRVDFTLSRGLPRKSINDRQITNAVLRVARACAENDLTLVVGGSVAVEAGAALREIRAVRLDRFETRKVIFDGSMAESARFEAGIANAVAFELAWLENKRDHYRAIADEDLARIRMIQERSALAAIERAA is encoded by the coding sequence ATGAACCCCACCGAACGCCGCATGCTCGACATGCTCAAGAAGGGCCGCGACCAGTTCGGCGTCGTCGCGGTCAAGGCCGAGTTCGAAGCCGAGGGCACGCGCCCCGACGAATTCCTCCGTCTGCTCGAACTCGCCCGCCGCGCCGATCTCAAGGTCGCGCTCAAGATCGGCGGCTGCGAGGCGGTGTCGGACCTGCTCGCCTCCAAGCTCTATGGTGTCGATCACGTCATCGCCCCGATGATCGAGACGCCCTATGCGCTCACCAAATTCGCCGAGGCGCGCGACAAGACCTATGGCGGCGCCGGCCACGAAACCCAGTTCCTGTTCAACCTCGAGACCGAGGCGACGCTCGCCAATCTCGACGCGATGCTGCCGATCGCCAAGGCCAAGCTCGACGGCGTGGTCTTCGGCCGGGTCGACTTCACCCTTTCGCGCGGATTGCCGCGCAAGAGCATCAACGATCGCCAGATCACCAATGCGGTGCTGCGGGTCGCGCGCGCCTGCGCCGAAAACGACCTGACGCTCGTCGTCGGTGGCTCGGTCGCGGTCGAGGCGGGCGCCGCGCTGCGCGAGATCCGCGCCGTCCGGCTCGATCGCTTCGAGACGCGCAAGGTGATCTTCGACGGATCGATGGCCGAATCCGCCCGCTTCGAGGCGGGCATCGCCAACGCTGTCGCGTTCGAGCTCGCCTGGCTCGAGAACAAGCGCGATCATTACCGCGCGATCGCCGACGAGGATCTGGCGCGCATCCGGATGATCCAGGAGCGCAGCGCCCTCGCGGCTATCGAGCGGGCCGCCTGA
- a CDS encoding HPP family protein, which translates to MTARPRRFALLLAGANWRERGVAGAGATLGIGLCAAISTLIDPTHGLLLAAPLGASAVLLFAVPSSPLAQPWPILGGNVISALVGVVVAQLLGHGALAAGVGVGAAILGMSVLRCLHPPGGGTALLPILAPAVLAQGYDFALLPIGVNALALAAVGIAFHRISGHSYPHRPMKIPDRPRLLMEDIDAALEESGETFDVSREDLEALLDRAERHAAARRIATGRRPRT; encoded by the coding sequence ATGACCGCACGGCCGCGGCGCTTTGCCCTGCTGCTGGCGGGCGCGAACTGGCGCGAACGCGGCGTCGCCGGCGCCGGCGCGACGCTCGGTATCGGGCTATGCGCGGCGATCTCGACGCTGATCGACCCCACGCACGGCCTGCTGCTTGCCGCCCCGCTCGGCGCCTCGGCGGTCCTGCTGTTCGCGGTGCCCTCGAGCCCGCTCGCCCAGCCCTGGCCGATCCTGGGCGGCAATGTGATCTCGGCGCTGGTCGGTGTCGTGGTCGCGCAATTGCTCGGGCATGGTGCGCTGGCGGCGGGCGTCGGAGTCGGTGCGGCGATCCTGGGGATGTCGGTGCTGCGCTGCCTGCATCCGCCGGGCGGCGGCACCGCGCTGCTGCCGATCCTCGCCCCCGCGGTGCTCGCGCAGGGCTATGACTTCGCGCTGCTGCCGATCGGCGTCAATGCGCTCGCGCTCGCGGCGGTCGGCATCGCGTTCCATCGCATTTCCGGCCACAGCTATCCGCACCGCCCGATGAAGATCCCCGATCGCCCGCGCCTGCTGATGGAGGATATCGACGCCGCGCTCGAAGAATCGGGCGAGACCTTCGACGTCAGCCGCGAGGACCTCGAAGCCCTGCTCGACCGCGCCGAACGCCATGCGGCCGCCCGGCGCATCGCAACGGGAAGACGGCCGCGCACCTGA
- a CDS encoding amidohydrolase, whose translation MHLPARLIAPLLALAATSLALPAQADALLDNVNGMTLDEKGQVVRFTGLMISRDGKISYVLKRGDKRPKKPDLKIDLAGKTLVPGMIDGHGHVMGLGAQLLRLDLSDTNSLEEALAKIRAYAAANPSKWVLGGGWNQERWKLGRFPTAAELDAAVGDRPAWFERVDGHAGWANSRAIAAGAVTTATKDPSGGRIERAAGGAPAGVFVDGAMDLITKRIPAPTPRDNNAAFLAAQERLLSLGITATADMGTSGQDWLTYRRMGDLNLLKVRILSYAGGIDTALAVAGQGPTPWLYADRLRMGGIKLYDDGALGSRGAWLKADYADAPGNKGLPFLSDDQLLNLMTRGAMDNFQIAVHAIGDRANQQVLDAIEVLSETYKGDRRWRVEHAQIVDPKDLPRFGKFGTIASMQPVHQISDRTMAEARLGATRLGGAYAWRSMLQNGARLAFGSDFPVESPDPWAGWAASFTRQDAEGQPLGGWRPEEAVTREQGWAGFTIGAAYAGFAEEKIGRIAVGLRADFLVIDRDPLLASPADLRATKVLETWVGGERVWQRK comes from the coding sequence ATGCACCTGCCCGCCCGCCTGATCGCGCCCCTGCTCGCTTTGGCGGCGACGTCGCTCGCTCTCCCCGCCCAGGCCGATGCGCTGCTCGACAACGTCAACGGCATGACGCTCGACGAGAAGGGCCAGGTCGTCCGCTTCACCGGCCTGATGATCAGCCGCGACGGCAAGATCAGCTATGTCCTCAAGCGCGGCGACAAGCGGCCCAAGAAGCCCGACCTCAAGATCGACCTGGCCGGCAAGACGCTGGTACCCGGCATGATCGATGGCCACGGCCATGTCATGGGGCTCGGCGCGCAACTGCTCCGGCTCGATCTGTCCGACACCAATTCGCTTGAGGAGGCGCTCGCCAAGATCCGCGCCTATGCCGCGGCCAATCCGAGCAAGTGGGTGCTCGGCGGCGGCTGGAACCAGGAGCGCTGGAAGCTCGGCCGTTTCCCCACCGCCGCCGAGCTCGACGCCGCGGTCGGCGACCGCCCCGCCTGGTTCGAACGCGTCGACGGCCATGCCGGCTGGGCCAACAGCCGCGCGATCGCCGCAGGCGCAGTCACCACCGCGACCAAGGATCCGAGCGGCGGCCGCATCGAGCGTGCCGCCGGCGGCGCGCCCGCGGGCGTCTTCGTCGATGGCGCGATGGACCTGATCACCAAGCGCATTCCCGCACCCACCCCGCGCGACAACAATGCCGCCTTCCTGGCCGCGCAGGAAAGGCTGCTGTCGCTCGGCATCACCGCCACCGCCGACATGGGCACCAGCGGGCAGGACTGGCTCACCTATCGCCGGATGGGCGATCTCAACCTGCTGAAGGTCCGTATCCTCAGCTATGCCGGCGGCATCGATACCGCGCTTGCCGTCGCCGGCCAGGGCCCGACGCCGTGGCTCTATGCCGACAGGCTGCGCATGGGCGGGATCAAGCTCTATGACGATGGCGCGCTCGGCTCGCGCGGCGCGTGGCTCAAGGCCGATTATGCCGACGCGCCGGGCAACAAGGGCCTGCCTTTCCTCAGCGACGACCAGCTGCTCAACCTGATGACCCGCGGGGCGATGGACAATTTCCAGATCGCCGTCCACGCGATCGGCGACCGCGCCAACCAGCAGGTGCTCGACGCGATCGAAGTGCTCTCGGAAACCTATAAGGGCGATCGCCGCTGGCGCGTGGAGCATGCCCAGATCGTCGACCCCAAGGACCTGCCGCGCTTCGGCAAGTTCGGCACGATCGCATCGATGCAGCCGGTCCACCAGATCTCCGACCGGACGATGGCCGAGGCCCGGCTGGGCGCGACGCGGCTGGGCGGTGCCTATGCGTGGCGCTCGATGCTCCAGAACGGGGCAAGGCTCGCTTTCGGTTCGGACTTCCCGGTCGAAAGCCCCGATCCCTGGGCCGGCTGGGCGGCAAGCTTCACGCGGCAGGACGCCGAGGGCCAGCCCTTAGGCGGCTGGCGGCCGGAAGAAGCGGTGACTCGCGAGCAGGGCTGGGCCGGCTTCACCATCGGCGCGGCCTATGCCGGGTTCGCCGAGGAGAAGATCGGCCGGATCGCCGTGGGCCTGCGCGCCGACTTCCTGGTCATAGACCGCGATCCGCTGCTCGCATCGCCTGCCGATCTGCGCGCAACCAAGGTGCTCGAGACCTGGGTGGGCGGCGAACGGGTGTGGCAGCGCAAATAG
- a CDS encoding TonB-dependent receptor, whose product MIIASPALAQERVAEIDLGASRLDTAIQQLSRQTGTSIGFREATLAGLQVRPVRGRFTASQALERMLLGTRFRARRVAPATYLVERFSKSAAPKRPRPAPPTVEPEVAPTPEEIVVTATKRDVPLGAYPGGVQIVDGSALSAAESLRGTEAVEARIASVASTHLGPGRNKLFIRGIADSSFVGPTQSTVGQYWGNSRITYSAPDPNLRLYDVKSVEVLEGPQGTLYGAGSLGGVVRVVPRSPDLANFEGSAWGGVLAVQHGKPGVDGGAILNLPIKQDTIGLRLLAFGSIEGGYIDDVQRGLDDINRVRTIGGRAGLRVDPGDDWTIDLNAVGQRINGDDSQYAERAVGELDRASGIAQPFENEYWLVDLVARKHWGSLELTSSLGYAGQYVFERFEGQTLTDPGDPIVRPTASAINSAFTQSNRISMVTGEVRLARRGANGTGWVLAASILRNDTLTHRKMDFARLTGVRNQVEEATLYGEATVEPVDRFTLTLGGRLTHATLSGSSEDVAEAIAFRFDPGARASRSETRFLPSLAAAYRIADDLTLFGRYQQGFRPGGIAVRREFIQRFDGDRVATYEAGARYRSPGLDLALSASATRWTDIQADLVDGFGFPTTANAGDGRVFSIGMTSRWRPVAGLELDAALYLNNSKVTDRAFVILPTADASTAVNVERLPNVADATGRIGAAYTHILGNGLEFSANGYARYVGKSTLGIGPILGRLQGDYVDTGVEVRLGEAKRGVSLALTNLLDSRGNRFALGSPFLIRDRDQTTPLRPRSVRLGFDLSF is encoded by the coding sequence ATGATCATCGCGTCTCCTGCGCTTGCGCAGGAGCGAGTGGCCGAGATCGACCTCGGCGCATCGCGGCTCGACACCGCGATCCAGCAATTGAGCCGCCAGACCGGCACGAGCATCGGCTTTCGCGAGGCCACGCTCGCCGGGCTCCAGGTGCGTCCCGTGCGCGGACGCTTCACGGCATCGCAGGCGCTCGAACGGATGCTGCTCGGCACCAGGTTCCGCGCGCGCCGTGTCGCCCCCGCGACCTATCTGGTCGAGCGCTTCAGCAAGTCCGCCGCGCCCAAGCGCCCGCGCCCCGCGCCGCCGACCGTAGAGCCCGAAGTCGCGCCGACGCCCGAGGAGATCGTCGTCACCGCGACCAAGCGCGACGTGCCGCTCGGCGCCTATCCCGGCGGGGTGCAGATCGTCGATGGATCGGCACTCAGCGCGGCGGAGAGCCTGCGCGGGACCGAGGCGGTCGAGGCTCGGATCGCCAGCGTCGCCTCGACGCATCTGGGGCCGGGCCGCAACAAGCTGTTCATCCGCGGCATCGCCGATTCGAGCTTCGTCGGTCCGACCCAGTCGACCGTGGGGCAATATTGGGGGAACAGCCGGATCACCTATAGCGCGCCAGATCCCAATCTGCGCCTCTACGACGTCAAGAGCGTCGAGGTGCTGGAGGGGCCGCAGGGCACGCTCTACGGTGCGGGATCGCTGGGCGGGGTGGTGCGCGTGGTGCCGCGCTCGCCCGATCTTGCGAACTTCGAAGGGTCTGCCTGGGGCGGGGTGCTCGCGGTCCAGCATGGCAAGCCGGGCGTCGATGGCGGCGCGATCCTCAATTTGCCGATCAAGCAGGATACGATCGGGCTGCGCCTGCTCGCCTTCGGGTCGATCGAGGGCGGCTATATCGACGATGTCCAGCGCGGGCTCGACGACATCAACCGGGTGCGCACGATCGGCGGGCGGGCCGGGCTGCGCGTCGATCCGGGCGACGACTGGACGATCGACCTCAACGCGGTGGGCCAGCGGATCAACGGCGACGACAGCCAATATGCCGAGCGCGCCGTCGGCGAACTCGATCGCGCGAGCGGCATCGCCCAGCCGTTCGAGAACGAATATTGGCTGGTCGATCTGGTCGCGCGCAAGCATTGGGGATCGCTCGAGCTGACCTCGTCGCTCGGCTATGCCGGCCAATATGTGTTCGAACGGTTCGAGGGCCAGACGCTCACCGATCCCGGCGATCCCATCGTCCGCCCGACGGCGAGCGCGATCAACAGCGCATTCACGCAGTCCAACCGTATCTCGATGGTGACGGGGGAAGTGCGCCTTGCCCGGCGCGGGGCGAACGGCACAGGCTGGGTGCTTGCCGCCAGCATACTCCGCAACGACACGCTGACGCATCGCAAGATGGATTTCGCGCGGCTGACCGGCGTCCGCAACCAGGTCGAGGAAGCGACTCTCTATGGCGAGGCGACGGTCGAGCCCGTCGATCGCTTCACGCTGACGCTCGGCGGACGGCTGACGCATGCGACGCTGTCGGGCAGTTCTGAGGACGTCGCCGAGGCGATCGCATTCCGTTTCGATCCCGGTGCGCGCGCTTCGCGTTCGGAAACGCGCTTCCTGCCGTCACTGGCCGCGGCGTATCGCATCGCCGACGACCTGACGCTGTTCGGGCGGTACCAGCAGGGCTTCCGTCCCGGCGGTATCGCAGTGCGGCGCGAGTTCATCCAGCGCTTCGACGGCGACCGGGTCGCCACCTACGAAGCCGGCGCGCGCTATCGCAGCCCCGGGCTGGACCTGGCGCTGAGCGCCTCGGCGACGCGCTGGACCGATATCCAGGCCGATCTGGTGGACGGCTTCGGCTTCCCGACCACCGCAAATGCCGGCGACGGTCGCGTCTTTTCGATCGGCATGACTTCCCGCTGGCGTCCCGTGGCCGGGCTGGAACTGGATGCGGCGCTGTATCTCAACAACAGCAAGGTTACCGATCGCGCCTTCGTGATCCTGCCCACCGCCGACGCTTCCACCGCCGTGAACGTCGAGCGCCTGCCCAATGTCGCCGATGCGACCGGGCGGATCGGCGCGGCCTATACCCATATTCTTGGCAACGGGCTCGAGTTCAGCGCCAACGGCTATGCCCGCTATGTCGGCAAGTCGACGCTGGGGATCGGGCCGATCCTCGGGCGGCTGCAGGGCGATTATGTCGATACCGGTGTCGAGGTGCGCCTCGGCGAGGCGAAGCGGGGGGTGAGCCTGGCGCTGACCAATCTGCTCGACTCGCGCGGCAATCGCTTCGCGCTGGGATCGCCCTTCCTGATCCGCGACCGCGACCAGACCACCCCGCTGCGGCCGCGCAGCGTCCGGCTCGGGTTCGACCTGAGCTTCTGA